The following are encoded together in the Campylobacter devanensis genome:
- a CDS encoding iron-sulfur cluster assembly scaffold protein, whose amino-acid sequence MAKGNLISGNIWEEYSQKVQNAMNAPKNMGEITEEDAKALGCKLIIADHGAESCGDAVRLYWAVDEATDIIKDAKFKSFGCGTAIASSDYMAELCKGKTVDQAVKITNIDVEKAMRDDPDIPAVPPQKMHCSVMAYDVIKAAAASYKGVDPDHFEDEIIVCECARVSLGTVKEVIRLNDLTTVEEITQYTKAGAFCKSCIKPGGHEKREYYLVDILAEVRSEMEAERMKAIADAKISGSGVDSDLSFEELTVVKQLKAVEAIIDEHVRPMLEMDGGNMEILDIKSEESRIDIYIRYLGACSGCASGATGTLYAIENILQESLSPNIRVIPV is encoded by the coding sequence ATGGCAAAAGGTAATTTAATAAGCGGAAATATATGGGAAGAGTACTCTCAAAAAGTTCAAAATGCAATGAACGCACCAAAAAATATGGGTGAAATTACAGAAGAAGATGCTAAAGCTCTAGGCTGTAAGCTAATAATTGCAGATCATGGTGCTGAGAGCTGTGGTGATGCAGTTAGACTATATTGGGCTGTTGATGAAGCTACTGATATTATTAAAGATGCTAAATTTAAAAGCTTTGGTTGTGGTACAGCAATTGCAAGTAGCGATTATATGGCAGAACTATGCAAAGGCAAAACCGTAGATCAAGCAGTTAAAATCACAAATATAGATGTAGAAAAAGCTATGCGTGATGATCCAGATATTCCAGCAGTTCCACCACAAAAGATGCACTGCTCAGTAATGGCATATGATGTTATCAAAGCTGCGGCTGCTAGCTATAAAGGCGTTGATCCAGATCACTTTGAAGATGAGATTATAGTATGTGAGTGTGCTAGAGTTAGCCTTGGTACAGTAAAAGAGGTGATAAGATTAAATGATCTTACAACAGTAGAAGAAATTACTCAATACACAAAAGCTGGAGCATTTTGTAAATCTTGCATTAAGCCTGGCGGACATGAAAAAAGAGAGTACTACCTAGTAGATATTTTAGCCGAAGTAAGATCTGAAATGGAAGCTGAAAGAATGAAAGCTATAGCTGATGCTAAAATAAGCGGAAGTGGCGTAGATAGCGATCTAAGCTTTGAGGAGCTAACAGTAGTAAAACAACTAAAAGCAGTAGAGGCTATTATAGATGAGCATGTAAGACCAATGCTAGAGATGGATGGTGGAAATATGGAAATATTAGATATCAAATCTGAAGAAAGCAGAATCGATATATATATTAGATATCTAGGTGCGTGTAGTGGGTGTGCTAGTGGTGCTACTGGAACACTGTATGCGATTGAAAATATCTTGCAAGAGAGTCTAAGTCCAAATATTAGAGTAATCCCTGTATGA
- the nadD gene encoding nicotinate (nicotinamide) nucleotide adenylyltransferase: MNIAIFGGSFDPPHLGHDMIVKEVLKSLNINKLIIIPTFLSPFKSEFGAPPLLRLQWCNELWSNLDEKIIISDYEISQNRPVATIESVSYFKNKFNASRIYLIIGADQLNSLHKWHRYDELKALVSFVVACRDGIKIDENLQKLDINVKISSSKIKSELNFKHIPTAILDSVEKFYKDKNAK; encoded by the coding sequence TTGAATATAGCTATTTTTGGTGGAAGTTTTGACCCGCCACATTTGGGTCATGATATGATCGTAAAAGAGGTTTTAAAGAGCTTAAATATTAATAAACTTATTATTATTCCAACATTTTTAAGCCCTTTTAAGAGCGAATTTGGTGCGCCACCGCTTTTGAGACTTCAGTGGTGTAATGAGCTTTGGTCTAATCTGGATGAAAAAATTATAATAAGTGATTATGAAATTTCACAAAATCGACCGGTGGCTACAATAGAGAGTGTGAGCTATTTTAAAAATAAATTTAATGCTAGTAGAATTTATTTAATAATCGGTGCTGATCAGCTGAATAGCTTGCATAAATGGCATAGATATGATGAGTTAAAAGCATTAGTAAGCTTTGTTGTAGCGTGTAGAGATGGTATTAAAATAGATGAAAATTTGCAAAAACTAGATATAAATGTTAAAATCTCATCTTCAAAGATTAAATCTGAGTTAAATTTTAAGCATATTCCAACTGCTATTTTAGATAGTGTTGAGAAATTTTATAAGGATAAAAATGCAAAATAG
- a CDS encoding NifS family cysteine desulfurase, translated as MKVYLDNNATTMIDPEALELMLPFLGEKFGNPNSLHSYGSQTHPALRKALDQLYTGINAADNDDIVITGCATESNNWVLKGIYFDKILKGDKKRIVTTTVEHPAIGATCAFLESLGVEITKVDVNNQGVITADDLRNVMSDDVALVSVMWANNETGMIFPIKELSSVAHEFGALFHTDAVQAIGKIPVDVQDANVDFLSFSGHKFHAPKGVGALYIKNSMPLTSLLHGGEHMGGRRSGTLNVAGIVAMGQALENANKFLAFEQSHVGRLRNKLEDALLSLPDITVVGDRANRVPNTILASIKGVEGEAMLWDLNQAGIAASTGSACASEDLESNPIMEAIGADSELAHTALRLSLSRFNTEEEIDYTIEKIKHAVHRLRSISSSYAYAPKWHKSGL; from the coding sequence TTGAAAGTTTATTTAGACAACAACGCAACAACAATGATTGACCCTGAGGCTTTAGAGTTGATGCTTCCATTCCTTGGTGAGAAATTTGGCAATCCAAATTCACTTCACAGCTACGGAAGCCAAACACATCCAGCACTTCGCAAAGCACTAGATCAGCTCTATACTGGTATAAATGCAGCTGATAATGATGATATAGTAATAACTGGATGTGCCACTGAGAGCAATAACTGGGTATTAAAAGGTATATATTTTGATAAAATATTAAAAGGCGATAAAAAGCGTATAGTTACAACTACAGTAGAACATCCAGCTATAGGTGCTACCTGTGCATTTTTAGAATCTCTTGGTGTAGAGATTACTAAAGTAGATGTAAATAATCAAGGGGTTATCACTGCAGACGATCTACGCAATGTGATGAGTGATGATGTTGCACTTGTAAGTGTAATGTGGGCAAACAACGAAACTGGTATGATCTTTCCGATTAAAGAACTATCTAGCGTAGCACATGAATTTGGCGCACTTTTTCACACCGATGCAGTTCAAGCAATAGGCAAAATTCCCGTAGATGTACAAGATGCAAATGTTGATTTTTTAAGCTTTTCAGGACATAAATTCCATGCACCAAAAGGAGTAGGCGCTCTATATATCAAAAACTCAATGCCTCTTACTAGCCTTCTTCATGGTGGCGAACATATGGGCGGACGCAGAAGTGGCACATTAAATGTTGCTGGTATAGTAGCAATGGGTCAAGCATTAGAAAATGCAAATAAATTCCTAGCCTTTGAACAAAGCCATGTAGGAAGATTAAGAAATAAGCTAGAAGATGCACTATTATCACTACCAGATATTACAGTAGTAGGTGATAGAGCCAATCGTGTGCCAAATACAATCCTAGCAAGTATTAAAGGCGTAGAGGGTGAAGCAATGCTATGGGATCTAAACCAAGCTGGTATAGCAGCAAGTACTGGCTCAGCCTGTGCAAGTGAGGATTTAGAAAGTAATCCTATAATGGAAGCCATCGGTGCTGATAGCGAACTAGCACATACAGCACTTAGACTATCGCTCTCTCGCTTTAATACTGAAGAAGAGATAGATTATACAATAGAAAAAATTAAACATGCCGTACATAGACTAAGAAGCATATCAAGTAGCTACGCATACGCCCCAAAATGGCATAAATCAGGACTATAA
- a CDS encoding phosphoglycerate kinase, whose translation MSEIISIKDIEFKSGSKVLVRCDFNTPMDEFNNITDDRRIRSVIPTIRYILDQGCSVILASHLGRPKNGYEDKYSLLPVAKRLGRLMDREIKFAHDVVGHDAKEKVQKLQSGEILLLENLRFEKGETKDDINLAKSLSEFANYYINDAFGVCHRAHSSVHAITQCYDSEHKAAGFLLIKEIEFGQNLIRHPSRPFVAVTGGSKVSGKLQALTNLLPRIDKLIIGGGMAFTFLKALGENIGNSLLEEELVEEASNILKKGRELGVKIYLPVDVVAAQSFSNDSAIKYVPVQEIPNGWMGLDIGPASVKLFKEAIADAQTIWWNGPMGVFEMDKFSKGSIKMSHAIGESFATTVVGGGDTADVVERAGDTDEMTFISTGGGASLELIEGKELPGVRVLLREDDI comes from the coding sequence ATGAGTGAGATTATTTCTATAAAAGATATTGAATTTAAAAGTGGTAGCAAGGTTCTTGTAAGGTGCGATTTTAACACACCAATGGATGAATTTAACAACATCACAGATGATAGAAGAATCCGCTCAGTTATCCCAACTATAAGATATATTTTAGATCAAGGTTGCTCTGTTATCTTAGCTAGCCACTTAGGTCGCCCAAAAAATGGCTACGAAGACAAATACTCACTTCTACCAGTAGCTAAAAGACTTGGTAGATTAATGGATAGAGAGATTAAATTTGCTCACGATGTAGTCGGCCACGATGCCAAAGAAAAGGTTCAAAAGCTACAATCTGGCGAGATTTTGTTATTAGAAAATTTACGCTTTGAAAAAGGCGAGACAAAAGATGATATAAACTTGGCTAAATCTCTTAGCGAATTTGCCAATTACTATATCAATGACGCTTTTGGCGTATGTCATAGAGCTCACTCTAGCGTCCATGCTATAACTCAATGCTACGATAGTGAACATAAGGCTGCTGGATTTTTGCTAATTAAAGAGATTGAATTTGGCCAAAATCTGATCCGCCACCCTAGTCGCCCATTTGTCGCAGTAACGGGCGGATCAAAAGTAAGTGGCAAACTTCAAGCCCTAACCAATCTCTTGCCACGCATTGATAAATTAATCATCGGTGGCGGTATGGCATTTACATTTTTAAAAGCTCTTGGTGAAAATATCGGAAATTCCCTTTTAGAAGAGGAGCTTGTAGAAGAAGCATCAAACATTCTTAAAAAAGGCCGTGAGCTAGGCGTGAAAATTTATCTGCCTGTTGATGTCGTAGCGGCTCAAAGTTTTAGCAATGATAGTGCGATCAAGTATGTTCCTGTTCAAGAGATCCCAAATGGCTGGATGGGGCTAGATATCGGCCCAGCTAGTGTGAAGCTTTTTAAAGAGGCGATTGCCGATGCTCAAACCATCTGGTGGAATGGCCCTATGGGGGTTTTTGAGATGGATAAATTCAGCAAAGGTAGCATAAAAATGAGCCACGCTATTGGCGAGAGCTTTGCTACTACTGTGGTCGGTGGTGGCGATACTGCTGATGTAGTTGAGAGAGCTGGGGATACTGATGAGATGACCTTTATCTCAACAGGTGGTGGTGCTAGCTTGGAGCTTATAGAGGGCAAGGAGCTGCCTGGAGTTAGAGTGCTTTTAAGAGAAGATGATATATGA
- the rsfS gene encoding ribosome silencing factor, whose translation MQNRIDRIVKLLDEKKAENIEVIDMQGRDYLSKFVVVATTLAARHGAALLDDLKTELKPAGENFLGVESSDDWTVIDLGDIMIHLMSETYRAKYNIEEFLKELSVKGN comes from the coding sequence ATGCAAAATAGAATAGATAGAATTGTTAAGCTTTTAGATGAAAAAAAGGCTGAAAATATCGAAGTTATAGATATGCAAGGTAGGGATTATTTAAGTAAATTTGTAGTTGTAGCTACTACTTTGGCTGCACGGCATGGGGCTGCTTTGTTAGATGATTTAAAAACTGAGTTAAAACCAGCCGGTGAGAATTTTTTAGGTGTAGAAAGTAGCGATGATTGGACTGTAATAGATCTTGGCGATATAATGATACATTTAATGAGTGAAACTTATAGAGCTAAGTATAATATAGAAGAGTTCTTAAAAGAGTTAAGCGTTAAAGGAAATTAG
- a CDS encoding triose-phosphate isomerase — MIYAANLKCNHTKKSYADYAKKLSNGLSQNSNSVIVFPPFTALSEDKFNFTQGAQNFYPAQNGSYTGEIGSQMLEEFEITTVMIGHSERRALGEDEPFLKAKFDYAVSKGWDIIYCIGEDDITHMNGSTKEFLSDQLANIDLNYENLVIAYEPIWAIGTGNSAKVEFITEILDFISSKCSAPLLYGGSVNITNIDEIKAIKSCDGVLVGTASWDADKFLEIIKKG, encoded by the coding sequence ATGATTTACGCTGCGAATTTAAAATGCAATCACACCAAAAAAAGCTATGCAGATTATGCTAAAAAGCTTAGTAATGGACTTAGTCAAAATAGCAATAGCGTGATTGTATTTCCTCCATTTACTGCTTTGAGTGAAGATAAATTTAACTTCACTCAAGGGGCACAAAACTTCTATCCAGCACAAAATGGCTCATATACTGGTGAGATTGGTAGTCAAATGCTAGAAGAATTTGAGATTACTACTGTAATGATCGGCCATAGCGAAAGACGCGCTCTAGGTGAAGATGAGCCATTTTTAAAAGCCAAATTTGATTATGCTGTAAGCAAGGGCTGGGATATTATCTACTGTATTGGCGAAGATGATATAACTCATATGAATGGAAGCACCAAAGAATTTCTAAGCGATCAATTAGCAAATATTGATTTAAACTATGAAAATCTAGTAATCGCCTATGAGCCAATCTGGGCGATTGGCACTGGAAATAGTGCTAAAGTTGAATTTATAACTGAAATTTTGGATTTTATATCTAGCAAATGCTCAGCTCCACTTCTATATGGCGGTAGCGTAAATATAACAAATATAGATGAGATAAAAGCAATAAAATCATGCGATGGAGTTCTTGTCGGTACTGCTAGTTGGGATGCTGATAAATTTTTAGAAATTATCAAAAAGGGTTAA
- the gap gene encoding type I glyceraldehyde-3-phosphate dehydrogenase — protein sequence MALKIAINGFGRIGRCAARIILNNPAEYELCIINDTAERKMTRYLLKYDTVHGEFNQDVEVLNDDYIAVNGKKIRVYSTRDINDLDLRGIDVVLECTGKFLTKEQCQTYIAKGAKKVIMSAPAKDDTPTFVLGVNSDKYEGQTIISNASCTTNCLGPVTRVLEDLYGIKKGLMTTIHAYTNGQSLVDVKCRDFRRSRAAAANMIPTSTGAAKAMKLVMPSLDGKLHGQSIRVPVPNVSIVDLTAVLEKSVTKDELNNAFVEASKGSLKGIMAVDFDERVSSDFITSNYSSIVAADLTQVICGDMIKVMAWYDNEWGYSNRLVEMAKFISEK from the coding sequence ATGGCACTTAAAATAGCAATTAATGGTTTTGGAAGAATCGGCAGATGTGCTGCTAGGATTATACTCAATAACCCAGCAGAGTATGAGTTATGCATTATAAACGATACTGCTGAGCGTAAAATGACTAGATACTTACTAAAATACGATACAGTTCATGGCGAATTTAATCAAGATGTAGAGGTTTTAAATGATGATTATATCGCCGTTAATGGCAAAAAAATCAGAGTATATAGCACAAGAGATATCAATGATTTAGACCTAAGAGGAATCGATGTAGTATTAGAATGTACCGGCAAATTCCTAACAAAAGAGCAATGCCAAACCTACATCGCCAAAGGTGCTAAAAAGGTTATAATGAGCGCACCAGCTAAAGATGATACTCCAACATTTGTTTTAGGTGTAAATTCAGATAAATACGAAGGGCAAACAATCATCTCCAACGCAAGCTGTACTACCAACTGCTTAGGTCCTGTAACTAGGGTTTTAGAAGATCTTTATGGTATAAAAAAAGGTCTTATGACTACCATCCACGCCTATACAAACGGCCAAAGCCTAGTAGATGTCAAATGTCGTGATTTTAGACGCTCTAGAGCAGCTGCTGCTAATATGATCCCTACTAGCACAGGTGCTGCCAAAGCTATGAAATTAGTAATGCCTAGCCTAGATGGCAAACTACACGGACAAAGCATTAGAGTTCCAGTCCCAAATGTATCAATAGTTGATCTTACAGCTGTACTTGAAAAAAGCGTAACAAAAGATGAGCTAAATAACGCATTTGTAGAAGCTAGCAAAGGTAGCTTAAAGGGCATTATGGCTGTGGATTTTGATGAGAGAGTTAGTAGCGATTTTATCACCTCAAACTACTCAAGCATAGTAGCTGCTGATCTAACTCAAGTAATTTGCGGTGATATGATTAAGGTAATGGCGTGGTATGATAATGAGTGGGGCTATAGCAATCGCTTAGTTGAAATGGCTAAATTTATAAGCGAGAAGTGA
- a CDS encoding hemerythrin family protein yields MVPSWDDKYSIGNSDIDLQHQKLFDLAKKSFIYANKNVSREEIRGIVAEFFEYMKEHFKDEQEYMELIGYPYLHEHTMIHKDIIASMAGLIKTAKNVNDLKENLLLIAEKWLVEHILKEDAKIEKWRQANLEHAENELIEEQPKQYKYTCGCPNKIHLVPPYIHEKIVEGKKFSCMTCKVVIKIKLS; encoded by the coding sequence ATGGTACCTAGCTGGGACGATAAATATAGCATTGGCAATTCAGATATAGACTTACAACATCAAAAGCTATTTGATCTAGCCAAAAAATCCTTTATTTACGCTAATAAAAATGTATCTCGTGAAGAGATTCGCGGTATCGTGGCTGAATTTTTTGAATATATGAAAGAACACTTCAAAGACGAACAGGAATATATGGAGCTAATTGGATATCCGTACTTGCACGAACACACTATGATTCATAAAGACATAATCGCTAGTATGGCGGGTCTAATCAAAACTGCTAAAAATGTAAATGATTTAAAAGAAAATCTTTTATTAATTGCTGAAAAGTGGCTAGTAGAGCATATTTTAAAAGAGGATGCCAAAATAGAAAAATGGCGTCAAGCAAACCTAGAACACGCAGAAAATGAGCTAATCGAAGAACAACCAAAACAATATAAATATACCTGCGGTTGTCCTAATAAAATCCATCTTGTTCCACCTTATATTCATGAGAAAATTGTCGAGGGCAAGAAATTCTCTTGTATGACTTGCAAGGTAGTTATTAAAATCAAGCTTTCATAA
- the fabI gene encoding enoyl-ACP reductase FabI has product MILEGKKGLIVGVANKMSIAYGIAQACKAQGAQLAFTFLNDAIKKRVEPIAAELDSSLIYELDVNNQEHLDTLADKIAKDFGEIDFVVHAVAFAPKEALEGEFINTTKEAFDIAMGTSVYSLISLTRAVLPVLKSGGSILTLSYLGGAKFVPHYNVMGVAKAALESSVRYLAHDLGAKNIRVNAISAGPIKTLAASGIGDFKMILHWNECNAPLKRNVSIEDVGKSGMYLLSDLASGVTGEVHYVDAGYNIMGMGDVATDAFGNTVLAWDAK; this is encoded by the coding sequence ATGATACTAGAAGGTAAAAAAGGTTTAATAGTCGGTGTAGCAAATAAAATGAGCATAGCCTATGGAATTGCTCAAGCTTGTAAAGCTCAAGGCGCCCAGCTTGCTTTTACATTTTTAAATGATGCAATTAAAAAAAGAGTAGAACCAATCGCAGCTGAACTTGATAGTTCACTAATTTATGAACTAGATGTAAATAATCAAGAACATCTTGATACTCTAGCAGATAAAATTGCTAAAGATTTTGGCGAGATTGACTTTGTAGTTCATGCTGTAGCTTTTGCTCCTAAAGAAGCTCTTGAAGGTGAGTTTATCAACACTACAAAAGAGGCATTTGATATTGCTATGGGTACTAGCGTCTACTCTCTTATCTCTCTTACTCGTGCAGTGCTTCCGGTGCTAAAAAGTGGTGGTTCTATCTTGACTCTTAGCTACCTTGGCGGGGCTAAATTTGTCCCACATTATAATGTAATGGGCGTAGCTAAAGCAGCTCTTGAAAGTAGCGTAAGATATCTTGCCCATGACCTTGGAGCTAAAAATATTAGAGTAAATGCTATCTCAGCAGGGCCGATTAAAACCTTAGCAGCAAGTGGAATTGGCGATTTTAAGATGATTTTACACTGGAATGAGTGTAACGCTCCACTAAAAAGAAATGTCAGCATAGAAGATGTAGGTAAAAGCGGTATGTACCTACTAAGCGACCTTGCAAGTGGTGTAACTGGCGAAGTCCATTATGTAGATGCTGGGTATAATATCATGGGTATGGGTGATGTAGCAACCGATGCTTTTGGTAATACAGTCTTAGCCTGGGATGCAAAGTAG
- a CDS encoding Na+/H+ antiporter family protein, producing the protein MLLLNPAVIGVIVMCTLCLLRFNILLAILISALIAGVSANIDIITTINILIKGMQGNLETALTYILLGALAAAIAMSNLTAILIHYVSQLISKKTFWFVLTIAFVACFSQNLIPVNIAFIPILIPPLLALMNKMQIDRRAVACALTFGLKAPYVSASVGFGLIFHNILAKEISQNGLETNLSDISSVMWLGGVAMLIGLFLAIIYYRTPRSYKQSSMEAKELYDSNLDIKMSKKEWVLLIGVAIAFGVQLWSDSLPLGGLMGLIFMVAFGGIEYKKIDKVMENGLNMMAFIAFIMLVAAGFASVIRETGGIGELVEFATAISGGKLGGTIIMLAIGLLVTMGIGTSFGTIPIIAAFYVPLCISLEFSHAATILLIGIAAALGDAGSPASDSTLGPTSGLNADGQHNHIYDTCVPTFVFFNIPLLICGVVFAMFL; encoded by the coding sequence ATGCTTCTTTTAAATCCTGCAGTTATTGGCGTGATTGTAATGTGTACGCTGTGTCTTTTAAGATTTAATATCTTATTAGCTATTCTTATCTCTGCATTGATAGCTGGAGTAAGCGCAAATATTGATATTATTACTACAATTAACATTTTAATCAAAGGCATGCAAGGAAATCTAGAAACTGCGCTTACTTATATTTTGCTTGGTGCATTAGCAGCAGCTATTGCGATGAGTAATCTAACTGCAATTTTAATTCACTATGTAAGCCAATTAATTAGCAAAAAAACATTTTGGTTTGTGCTTACAATTGCATTTGTAGCATGTTTTTCGCAAAATTTAATTCCGGTGAACATTGCATTTATTCCTATTCTTATTCCGCCACTTTTGGCGCTTATGAATAAAATGCAAATTGATAGGCGAGCCGTAGCGTGTGCTTTGACTTTTGGGCTGAAGGCTCCATATGTAAGTGCTTCGGTTGGATTTGGGCTAATTTTTCATAATATCTTAGCCAAGGAGATAAGCCAAAATGGACTAGAGACCAATCTATCTGATATTAGCTCTGTTATGTGGCTTGGTGGAGTAGCGATGCTTATTGGGCTATTTTTGGCGATTATCTACTATCGCACGCCACGCAGTTATAAGCAAAGCTCTATGGAAGCTAAAGAGCTTTACGATAGTAATCTTGATATTAAAATGAGCAAGAAAGAGTGGGTTTTACTTATTGGTGTTGCGATTGCCTTTGGTGTTCAATTATGGAGCGATTCTTTGCCGCTTGGTGGATTGATGGGGCTTATTTTTATGGTAGCTTTTGGTGGGATCGAATATAAAAAGATTGACAAAGTAATGGAAAATGGCCTAAATATGATGGCATTTATTGCGTTTATTATGCTTGTTGCAGCTGGGTTTGCTTCGGTGATTAGAGAGACTGGTGGGATTGGTGAGCTGGTTGAATTTGCTACTGCAATTAGTGGCGGTAAGCTTGGCGGAACGATTATTATGCTAGCTATTGGGTTGCTTGTTACTATGGGAATTGGAACGAGCTTTGGGACGATTCCTATTATTGCGGCGTTTTATGTTCCACTTTGTATCTCGCTAGAATTTAGTCATGCTGCTACTATATTGCTTATAGGTATTGCTGCAGCACTAGGAGATGCTGGGAGTCCTGCTAGTGATAGTACTCTTGGACCAACATCTGGACTAAATGCCGATGGTCAGCATAATCATATATATGATACTTGTGTGCCGACATTTGTATTTTTTAACATTCCGCTATTAATTTGCGGAGTAGTATTTGCGATGTTTTTGTAA